The window GGGAactcgaagaagaagaagaaccattgATACATGGAGAGGTATTCACAAAGTGAAGAGAAGATTTAATAACTGTGATTGGGTTTTCACAACCCAGGAAAATTATATAGTTTTCCAACTCATAAACTCTAGGGTAGAAGAAAGGGTCTGTAAAAGTGAAGTTACCATTACTTGTCAAGGAGTTAAGAGGTACCGAGGAGCAATTTTGAATCTAGAGACCGGAATCAACCACTCTCATGGATCGGTTCTGATAAGAGATTGCTTCTACATAGAACTTCCCTGAAAACATGTATAGAACGGTGCGGTTATTCTTACATGAGAGGTTGCATCGAAGGTCTCCGCAGTCTGGAGGATCATCTTTCAAGCGAAAAGGGTAGCTGATGTTAACAAGGTTCCCACATGAAGAAGAGTTGCAGTATTTCTGAGCTTCACAAGCCTGCAAAAGTCAGAAGAGATCGTGGAACTATTTCCATTCTGCCATGTGAAATTGAaacgaaagaaagaaataagcaAGGATTGGTACaaagggtgaaaagggagggaAGAACACAGTACAGGTGCTCTGTTAACAGCTCCGACGATGGAAACGGCGGTAGCCATTGTGGGATTCGATTGGTTATGATAGAAGGTGAAGCGAACTGAAAAGGgaggagaaaaaagaatgaaaagatTCATGGTCGATTGAGAGTTGAGATTGAGGTGAAGAAACCTTGTTTTgcggaagagaggaagagagaaggttttttgggcaagagaaaAGGGAGTTGCAGAGAACGAAAAATATGGaagtaatttctttttttttctcacaaaaaaaatatcgttttttttaatcaataaatACAGAGTCTTGTAGACGTATTTGAAAGAGTAACCGAAAGGTAATCGTATAGGAGAAGTATatatcattattttatttttagacgGTTCAAATTAAAACAATTCGATCTGACGGTTACTAAAATCcagtgtaaaagattcctcttatacacgaccgtgcatgaaaaccgCCCCCATATTTGTTTTAAAGAAAAACCCTCGTTGGTGGAGTGTGCCTTAATGGAATTTGCACAAATTGGAACCAAAATTAAATACTGAAAACGAAATTAGACTAGATAAGCCGAATTAAACCGAATAGATTTGGTCCAAATTTGATTGTGAAATATAGAAACTGAATAAATTCAGTCCTAATTTGGTTCCAATCTAGGAACCGTCGGTCAAACCGAATATAAACAAATACAGGCCGAAATAACAAATCTAATAGGTTCGGTTAGAATATTAAAGTTAGCAACTGAATATGTATTTGGTGCGATTTTGATTCACACTAACACTCCATTGGACTGAATCTAAATCGAACTAAATACCCGGAACTGAACCACTTGACAAGCTTACAGGTGAGTGACTGACATTAAGGTTATAGGTATCAGTATCGATGGCCGTATGGGTCATCTTAGAAATTGATACCAATATGATATGGATTGAGCTTTATCAGGCCTATATCAAGTGTAAAGTAAAAATTAAGCCACTTTTTAACCTATACTTTCGATCCATACGTATTAGCAATACCAATATATATTGGCCGATATAACCAATCGATCCGTGTCAACTCTGATTGATACGAtactaatattaaaaaaatttaaaatcatgCTTCTTATTTACtattaaataaaatttattttttcaaagaaaagaaaagatttttcATTTAAGGTAGAAAGAATGCTAATTGGTGTTGCAGCATGGCGTGTATCTGCGCTCAAGCACAGCCACACGTAAAATGATCGGCACACCCCCTTAGAAAAGTGAAAAGGACCAGGGGTGTATCGATCATTTCGCATGCGACTGTGCCTGGATGCTACACTGCTACATGCCGCACTAAAGCACAGGTTagtgttccttttcccttcattttattagtttttactCCACACGTGATAAATGCAACACCATCATATATAACCATATGATGGAAAAAGAAAGGGTTATTTTGATACCACTAATTGTAGAACTTGAAGAAGCTTTTCAGCGCGCAATGGTCGgcaaataaaatccaaaacatGTCTATAGTACTCTATTCTAAAAAGCCCACAAGTCGGCCCTTTTCCGGCCCACAAAAACAGTTACTGGAGAAATAAACACCCACGTCATCGGTCATCAAATCAGACATTCAACATTTTACACTCGACGTGGATTATGTAAGCTCGTGGACCCCAAGTCACTTGGTCGGCGATCCCATGCTACACGTGTCAAGAAGCGAACGAATCGGAGGCCCCGTCCATTAGCTATCCAATGATTCCAGCCAAGGACAAGTGGGGGTTCCGAAATTTAAGAAAAGTCATCCTGAAATTTCTGCTGCTGAACCGGTTGGACCGGTTCTATGTCCGTCTTCTTTGGCTTGTATATATAAACCAGTGTCCAGTGACCGAGTTTCAGATAAGCAGAGGCAGAGCAACCACCACGTGAGAAAGAATTTCTTTAAGTTCTAACTAACAATTTGATCTATTGAGTTGCTGAAACTCGAAAATGCCAATCACAAGAATTGCAGTTGGATCGCCCGGTGAGGCCAGCCATCCCGATGCTCTCAAGGCCGCACTAGCTGAATTCTTCTCAATGGTTATCTTCGTCTTCGCCGGCGAGGGCTCCGGCATGGCTTTCAGTAAGTTACACTACTTAATTAACTAAAATTTTCTCATTAATATTCATAAATGAGTAGTGAAATTCTTCTGTGCGTTTGGCAGACAAGCTCACTAGCAATGGATCCTCGACGCCGGCTGGCCTTATTCAGGCGTCTCTGGCTCATGCCTTCGCATTGTTTGTGGCGGTTTCCGTCGGTGCTAACATTTCAGGGGGACACGTCAACCCGGCTGTGACCTTTGGTGCCTTCGTTTGCGGACACATAACACTGTTAAGGGGAATCTTGTACTGGATTGCTCAGTTGCTCGGATCTGTCGTTGCTTGCTTGCTTCTTAAATTCGCCACCGGTGGATTGGTAATGATCCAAAAACAATAAAGCCTAAAACTATTCATTAAGCTTAGTTATGAATTCTAAACAACTCTCATACAGAGTATAACTCATTCTCAAAAGCTAGTTGAGGTATCGCTGATCGGTATCGGGCAATATCAATACTTAGCCGATTTTGTATCGGGTATTGATATTGGATCAAGagtaaaatcataaataaaaaacttgatttttaatgaaaaatatggGTAAAATTGATGGATCTTGGCCAGTACGGACCAATGCAGATCGGGATCTGATATCGATACCTCAATCCTTGAATTGGGATCAAGTCCTTATAAACCCCAATATTCTTCATTCATATCTGGATTATTTTTTCGTCTTTTAAGTGTGGATAACCTAACAATCTTGCTTGAGATCCCGATATACTTCAAACCCAATAATCCTTGACCAAATGAGAATTATCATGCCCCAACTTTGATAAAGAACAACCCATTTCATTGGGTTTCATTGAGAGTTTCGATTTAAAACCTTATTactaaatcaaaccaaactgaTCTGGTTTTCCACAGGAAACGTCGGCATTTTCGTTGTCAACTGATGTGAGCGCATGGAATGCTGTGGTGTTCGAGATCGTGATGACCTTTGGGTTAGTCTACACCGTCTACGCTACTGCAGTAGATCCCAAGAAGGGAAACCTTGGGACCATTGCACCCATTGCGATTGGTTTCATTGTGGGTGCCAACATCTTGGCTGGTGGGGCATTTGATGGTGCTTCCATGAACCCAGCCGTGTCTTTTGGTCCTGCAGTGGTAAGCTGGACATGGACCAGTCACTGGGTCTACTGGGTTGGGCCACTGATTGGTGCTACACTTGCTGCCCTTATCTATGATCACATCTTCATCGATTGCAACACGCACGAGCAACTTCCCGTCGCGGATTATTAAGAAGATTAATCTGTGTCAGATTCAATTGAAGGTCTCTGTTTATGTTTCTGTCTCTCTGCAACTCCCTCTATTAAGTCTTGAGTGAGCACAGAGAATGATGTTGGGGAAAGAGTGCAATGGTTGATTTGATCAAGTGATGGCCTGGTCTGGGATTGTGgaatttggttttctttttccttttctgtgcTGTGGGTGTCTAGGTTTGCTTTTGATGTTTTAATTCCTTTTCATTCTAGAGTTGGTAAGAGTTCAAGGCTGCTGTAAAATTTAATGTTTCTTCCCTCTCTGTTTTCATTTAGGCAAACTTTTGGTTCGTTGGTCAAAATTAACCGGCTATCCTTAattccttacccaaaaaaaaaaaaaaagcagctaTGAAACTACTACAGAAAAAAGTCGtaccagtgcacaaggctcccgtgtTTAGCAAGGTttgggagggtcaaatgtacacaATCTTACCCTTGTTTTTCAGAGAAGTTGTTTTCAGGACTTCAACCCATGACCAAGCGTttagcaagtgagcacttgaccaatgcgccaagcacgaccttctGTAGTCTCAAACTAAAATCCTCTAAAAAAATTGGGCTGCCCTATACTTGTTtatttggaggggggggggggggacacacCATGGTTGGATGAGAATAGCTTTTTGCATTTTGTATTGGTCCAACTATTTGGAAGATATTCCCATTGGGGGTGCCAGTGGTCGTGCCTAGGTCCCTAGCGCTCAAACAAGTGGAATATCTCAACCATGTCGTACTTGGCCTTGTGTTTGTCAttttttgtgttgttttttACCAAATATGGGAACAAAATTATAACGTAAATATTTATATGCGTAATATATTAAATTAACTGATGcacatatattaaatataaactATGATACTTATATTAGGGACATTATCATGTATATATAGGGAGAGGGATCTATACACTAGCATGTAAATTGTTGGGTGGGTGTCGGAGTGCACAAGAGGTAGCCCACGAGCATTAATGATGAGAGAGGATAAGTGAGAGGGCGTATATCTATAAGGTGTTGTATATACATcatttttctaccaaaaagtATATACATCattttttcatatatttattGTGTTTACATACGGTCATGctcaactaagggtgtcaaaaccaagcTAAAACCATTTAccgaagaaaaaaacaaaaaaaaaatcgtttaTCGAAACTAAACCGAATCATTTACATCGGAATCGTGAAACAATTTAATAAATAGTTCATTCTTGTTTTAAAAATAAGatcatttaataaatgattcgattttggttttaattatttaaaccAATTAAGTTTAgatttatatattaaataaataatgcatTCCCATACATTCAACAACCTATTGGCTCATCTCACATTGATGAAATTATTTATACCTTTTTACTAAAAGCAATCATTCAAAGTTTATAAAGATGGAGTATGTTTATACTAATAATTGTTTATGATATTTTATATGAGAATAATCTTATCTTTAATAATTGCTTATGGTTTATTTTCATAACAGTAGGTTTTTGGGTGTAGGATCTTCTATGAAACCATTTGTGAACCATataactgtttaataaatgattcattttttatttcattatatgaaaccatttaatacACGATTCAATTTTAGTTTCTACATTTGACATTGTTAGAAGTGTCTAAACACCCGGTTAGCTCGAATCCGCCTGAGCTCGAACAGGGCCGTGCCTGGCCTGTGTTTAATATAGGCCATACTGGGTTTAGTGCTTTTTTGGCCCTGAAAGGGCCGGGCCAGGTTtgggttgaggcctcaaccctgacagGGTCAAACCAACTCTGTATtagataacaacaacaacaaactcagccttagtGCAACGGTCAATGTTCCTCCATTGTGACTTTAGTCACATAATGTTCGAGTCTTGAAGCAACTTCTCTACaaaaatgccttttttttttctatattttggaCTTTGTTTTGTTAAGTAAGCTATGATTAGGCTTTGCTAGTTTTACAACTCAATGAGTCAAGATATTTAGGGTTAATCGGGGCTGGGCTGAGCTTGTAAAATCCCTGCCCGACCCTGGCCAGGCTGGACTTTGATTTAGGTTAAGACTCCTACGGTTGGGATATGGTTTAGGGCAAGCCCGGCCAACCCGGCCTGTTGACACCACTAGACACCGtaaatcgaatcgaaccgtACAACGTAACCAAAGCCGCAAGCTCAAAAGTCCATCCCAGGCCTTGCCGGGCTTAGGGCGGGCTAGGAAGTCCAAGAATGCACTAACAACAAACGACTAAAAAGCTGGTTAATACTGAATAGTTGCCTAAAAGCTATTATACAGCAGCGATCGACC is drawn from Telopea speciosissima isolate NSW1024214 ecotype Mountain lineage chromosome 1, Tspe_v1, whole genome shotgun sequence and contains these coding sequences:
- the LOC122642331 gene encoding aquaporin TIP1-3-like, which produces MPITRIAVGSPGEASHPDALKAALAEFFSMVIFVFAGEGSGMAFNKLTSNGSSTPAGLIQASLAHAFALFVAVSVGANISGGHVNPAVTFGAFVCGHITLLRGILYWIAQLLGSVVACLLLKFATGGLETSAFSLSTDVSAWNAVVFEIVMTFGLVYTVYATAVDPKKGNLGTIAPIAIGFIVGANILAGGAFDGASMNPAVSFGPAVVSWTWTSHWVYWVGPLIGATLAALIYDHIFIDCNTHEQLPVADY